A region from the Hypericibacter adhaerens genome encodes:
- a CDS encoding carbohydrate ABC transporter permease — MNRSRIAPYLYILPLLLLLAFVFGYPLVRIFEFSFKQVRGINGPWVGWANYKLVLGQDLFWDSALHNLFLLIAVPVMVGWSLLISILLYERIRGWKLYRVILFVPYILAIPIIAAVMKKVFQFSGPVNEVLRWIGLDFLALDWIGSSDVALWTVMLLIIWRESALGIILFLARLLSLDESLIEAARLEGANWWQRARYVLIPQMKTVIEFYVVISVITMLSSVFSYVYIMGGGRGGPGTSTMVIELYIFSALVKISLPGIASAVSVLLFLISLLLIVPLFAVRRQAYREEVE; from the coding sequence ATGAACCGTTCCCGGATCGCGCCCTATCTCTATATCCTGCCGCTGCTCCTGCTGCTCGCCTTCGTCTTCGGCTATCCGCTGGTCCGCATCTTCGAGTTCAGCTTCAAGCAGGTGCGCGGCATCAACGGCCCCTGGGTCGGCTGGGCCAACTACAAGCTGGTCCTGGGGCAGGACCTGTTCTGGGATTCCGCGCTCCACAACCTGTTCCTGCTGATCGCGGTGCCGGTCATGGTCGGCTGGTCGCTGCTGATCTCGATCCTGCTCTATGAGCGCATCCGGGGCTGGAAGCTCTATCGCGTCATCCTGTTCGTGCCCTACATCCTGGCGATCCCGATCATCGCCGCGGTGATGAAGAAGGTGTTCCAGTTCAGCGGCCCGGTGAACGAGGTGCTGCGCTGGATCGGGCTCGATTTTCTGGCGCTCGATTGGATCGGCTCCTCGGACGTGGCGCTCTGGACGGTGATGCTGCTGATCATCTGGCGGGAATCCGCGCTCGGCATCATCCTGTTCCTGGCGCGCCTGCTCAGCCTCGACGAATCGCTGATCGAGGCGGCGCGGCTCGAAGGCGCCAACTGGTGGCAGCGCGCCCGCTATGTGCTGATCCCGCAGATGAAGACGGTGATCGAGTTCTATGTGGTGATCAGCGTGATCACCATGCTCTCCTCGGTCTTCTCCTATGTCTACATCATGGGCGGCGGGCGCGGCGGCCCCGGCACCTCGACCATGGTGATCGAGCTCTACATCTTCAGCGCGCTCGTCAAGATCAGCCTGCCCGGCATCGCCTCGGCGGTCTCGGTCCTGCTGTTCCTGATCTCCCTGCTGCTGATCGTGCCGCTCTTCGCGGTGCGGCGGCAGGCCTACCGGGAGGAAGTGGAATAG
- a CDS encoding carbohydrate ABC transporter permease, producing MTVPASTIAQRRWQPARADRALKHGVLLLATFLALVPTLFMILTSFKSDEEYTYNKVGLPQAFVLDHYDNVLFQSPFFAWMGNSVILVAGAVALSTFVSCLGAYAIARLPFKGSNLLFSVSTALMAVPPVVMIVPLFVLYTQLGLISTYQGTILIYAGLITPFSVYLLTTFFRTIPRELFEAARMDGAGDLLILWRVVLPLSLPALLTLVVVNALYVWNDLLIAIIFLQDDAKRTLMAGISVFQGRYDNQIPLTMAGMVIASAPMIILYVAFQKYFIQGLMAGSVK from the coding sequence GTGACCGTGCCTGCAAGCACCATCGCCCAGCGCCGCTGGCAGCCGGCGAGGGCGGACCGGGCGCTCAAGCATGGCGTGCTGCTGCTCGCGACCTTCCTGGCGCTGGTGCCGACCTTGTTCATGATCCTGACCTCGTTCAAGAGCGACGAGGAATACACCTATAACAAGGTGGGGCTCCCGCAGGCCTTCGTGCTCGACCATTACGACAATGTGCTGTTCCAGAGCCCCTTCTTCGCCTGGATGGGCAACAGCGTCATCCTCGTGGCCGGTGCCGTCGCCCTCAGCACATTCGTCTCCTGCCTCGGCGCTTACGCCATCGCCCGCCTGCCCTTCAAAGGGAGCAACCTCCTGTTCTCGGTGAGCACCGCGCTGATGGCGGTGCCGCCGGTGGTGATGATCGTGCCGCTCTTCGTGCTCTATACGCAGCTCGGGCTCATCAGCACCTATCAGGGCACCATCCTCATCTATGCCGGCCTGATCACGCCCTTCTCGGTCTATCTGCTGACCACCTTCTTCCGCACGATCCCGCGCGAGCTGTTCGAGGCGGCGCGCATGGATGGCGCCGGCGACCTGCTCATCCTCTGGCGCGTCGTGCTGCCGCTCTCGCTGCCGGCGCTGCTGACGCTCGTGGTGGTGAACGCGCTCTATGTCTGGAACGACCTGCTCATCGCCATCATCTTCCTGCAGGACGATGCCAAGCGGACCTTGATGGCGGGGATCAGCGTGTTCCAGGGCCGCTATGACAACCAGATCCCGCTGACGATGGCGGGCATGGTGATCGCCAGCGCCCCCATGATCATCCTCTATGTCGCCTTCCAGAAATACTTCATCCAGGGCCTGATGGCGGGCTCGGTGAAATGA
- a CDS encoding aldose epimerase family protein has translation MTGARGRVVIESGALSIAIDTAIGGTIATIEHKGCGASILGRVPWTPEAQPPANVSAPDESAWLRHYTGGWPLLFPNAGDACRIDDVFHGFHGEASLARWRAETRPTAVRLTHRFATVPVEMEREIALEGEMLTIRERVRMLRSAPIRVMWGHHPSFGSDLLAGPVEIRSGARHVLVDDRYDPASNPLRPGASGAWPRVPGKTGIVDLSRPAGPMASLAYLQDFDSAWVSIQRRDGFVGVALSWDTAVFPCAWLWCELEGTADPPWNGKTRLIGVEPSTTWPGNGLAEALRRQAPLLTLQPGTEVETTVRLHVFKPGGPVRAVDAKGCAVFSA, from the coding sequence ATGACGGGCGCGCGCGGCCGCGTGGTGATCGAGAGCGGGGCGCTCAGCATCGCGATCGACACCGCCATCGGCGGCACGATTGCGACGATCGAGCATAAGGGCTGCGGCGCGTCGATCCTGGGCCGGGTGCCTTGGACGCCGGAGGCCCAGCCGCCGGCGAACGTCTCGGCGCCGGACGAATCTGCATGGCTCCGGCATTACACGGGCGGCTGGCCGCTGCTCTTCCCGAACGCCGGCGATGCCTGCCGGATCGACGACGTCTTCCATGGCTTTCACGGCGAGGCCTCGCTGGCGCGCTGGCGGGCCGAGACACGTCCAACGGCGGTGCGGCTGACCCATCGCTTCGCCACCGTCCCGGTCGAGATGGAGCGCGAGATTGCGCTCGAGGGCGAAATGCTCACGATCCGGGAACGGGTGCGGATGCTGAGGTCCGCACCGATCCGGGTCATGTGGGGCCATCACCCGAGCTTCGGCTCCGATCTGCTGGCCGGGCCTGTCGAGATCCGCTCAGGCGCACGCCATGTGCTGGTCGATGATCGATACGATCCGGCAAGCAATCCGCTGCGACCCGGCGCTTCGGGAGCTTGGCCGCGCGTCCCGGGCAAGACCGGCATTGTCGATCTGAGCCGGCCGGCAGGGCCGATGGCTTCGCTGGCCTATCTGCAGGATTTCGACAGTGCCTGGGTCTCGATCCAGCGCCGCGACGGCTTCGTCGGCGTCGCCTTGTCGTGGGACACCGCGGTCTTCCCTTGTGCGTGGCTCTGGTGCGAGCTCGAGGGCACGGCCGATCCGCCCTGGAACGGGAAGACGCGTCTCATCGGGGTCGAGCCCAGCACCACCTGGCCCGGCAACGGTCTCGCCGAGGCCCTGCGCCGCCAGGCTCCGCTTTTGACTCTGCAGCCCGGCACTGAGGTCGAGACGACGGTCCGGCTGCATGTCTTCAAGCCGGGCGGCCCGGTCCGGGCTGTCGATGCGAAGGGCTGCGCGGTCTTCTCCGCTTGA
- a CDS encoding ABC transporter ATP-binding protein, whose translation MAYVQIQSLVKSFGEAEIIHGVDLEIEKQEFTVFVGPSGCGKTTLLRLIAGLEEVSAGTIHIGGERVDHLPPAERGLAMVFQNYALYPHMSVFENMAFGLRIARVDKAEMRKRVQAAAEILQITELLERKPRQLSGGQRQRVAIGRAIVRQPKVFLFDEPLSNLDAKLRVQMRVELTRLHQALKATMVYVTHDQVEAMTMADKIVVLNKGHVEQIGRPLELYHAPRNLFVAGFIGSPAMNFLKGRIAGLSANGIAVALAGGGQALVRCRPDGKAVEGASVTLGLRPEALNANGPGDSTIAGKVRMVERLGGDTYIYLATADGSDITVHAPGDIVVAVGDPIPVRFSAEKAYLFDEAGEAFAR comes from the coding sequence ATGGCCTATGTCCAGATCCAGTCCCTCGTGAAGTCCTTCGGCGAGGCGGAGATCATCCATGGCGTCGATCTCGAGATCGAGAAGCAGGAGTTCACCGTCTTCGTCGGGCCCTCGGGCTGCGGCAAGACCACGCTGCTGCGGCTGATCGCGGGGCTGGAGGAGGTCAGCGCCGGCACGATCCATATCGGCGGCGAGCGCGTCGACCATCTGCCGCCGGCCGAGCGCGGGCTGGCCATGGTGTTCCAGAACTACGCGCTCTATCCGCACATGAGCGTGTTCGAGAACATGGCCTTCGGCCTGCGCATCGCCCGGGTCGACAAGGCGGAGATGCGAAAGCGCGTCCAGGCGGCGGCGGAGATCCTGCAGATCACGGAGCTGCTGGAGCGCAAGCCGCGCCAGCTCTCGGGCGGCCAGCGCCAGCGCGTGGCGATCGGCCGGGCGATCGTGCGCCAGCCCAAGGTCTTCCTGTTCGACGAGCCGCTCTCGAACCTCGACGCCAAGCTCCGGGTGCAGATGCGGGTCGAGCTCACGCGGCTGCATCAGGCGCTGAAGGCCACCATGGTCTATGTCACCCACGACCAGGTCGAGGCCATGACCATGGCCGACAAGATCGTGGTGCTGAACAAGGGCCATGTCGAGCAGATCGGCCGCCCGCTCGAGCTCTATCACGCGCCACGCAACCTGTTCGTCGCGGGCTTCATCGGCTCGCCCGCCATGAACTTCCTCAAGGGCCGGATCGCCGGTCTGTCGGCGAACGGCATCGCGGTGGCGCTCGCCGGCGGCGGACAGGCTCTCGTCCGCTGCCGGCCCGACGGCAAAGCCGTCGAGGGTGCTTCCGTCACGCTGGGTCTGCGCCCGGAAGCGCTCAACGCGAACGGCCCCGGCGATTCCACCATCGCCGGCAAGGTGCGCATGGTCGAGCGCCTCGGCGGCGACACCTATATCTATCTCGCGACCGCGGACGGCAGCGACATCACCGTGCACGCGCCGGGCGACATCGTTGTTGCCGTCGGCGACCCGATTCCCGTCCGCTTCAGCGCCGAGAAAGCCTATCTCTTCGACGAGGCGGGCGAGGCGTTCGCACGCTGA
- a CDS encoding ABC transporter substrate-binding protein: MRIRSRSVISAAFAAAMAAACYAPAHAADTLKIGVVATLEGPLSTLGEDAVRGVKTALKAVNNMAGGRQIEVIYVASDATPDSAVRAVRKLVEEDKVDLVIGPVSGDEGIAIKDYAKTQPNITFLNGQSGAQDTTYRNPAPNFFRFTADGAQQMAGLGSYIYDVKGYKKIATVGDDYSYPYTQEFGLVVEYCSAGGEVTQRFWPPLGTKDYSSIITALPDDVDAIFVALGGADAVNFVTQYVEAGGKAKIVGGAIMVDQTVLSAKGEAKNALIGTVSAGVQADTWDDPKWQAYVKAYQDAFPPDQRFPIPSASATTYYDSIMAAFTVLNQINGDLSDGQKKFRDGLKALTLDAPNGKLHLDDNRQGIVTNFVTEVVEGPDGNLATKVVKVVENVNQQLGIDPAVFATIGAPSRDVPECKKYK, translated from the coding sequence ATGAGAATTCGATCCAGATCGGTGATATCGGCGGCATTCGCCGCCGCCATGGCGGCGGCCTGCTACGCGCCGGCTCATGCGGCGGACACGCTCAAGATCGGTGTCGTCGCGACCCTCGAGGGGCCGCTGTCGACGCTGGGCGAGGATGCGGTCCGCGGCGTCAAGACCGCGCTGAAGGCGGTCAACAACATGGCGGGCGGCCGCCAGATCGAGGTGATCTACGTTGCCTCCGACGCCACGCCGGATTCGGCCGTGCGCGCCGTGCGCAAGCTGGTCGAAGAGGACAAGGTCGATCTCGTCATCGGGCCGGTCTCGGGCGACGAAGGCATTGCCATCAAGGACTACGCGAAGACCCAGCCCAACATCACCTTCCTCAACGGCCAGTCGGGCGCCCAGGACACCACCTACCGGAATCCCGCGCCCAATTTCTTCCGCTTCACGGCCGACGGCGCCCAGCAGATGGCGGGCCTCGGCAGCTACATCTATGACGTGAAGGGCTACAAGAAGATCGCCACGGTGGGCGACGACTACTCCTATCCCTACACCCAGGAGTTCGGCCTGGTGGTCGAGTATTGCAGCGCCGGCGGCGAGGTGACCCAGCGCTTCTGGCCGCCGCTCGGCACCAAGGACTATTCCTCGATCATCACGGCCCTGCCTGACGATGTGGACGCGATCTTCGTGGCGCTGGGCGGTGCCGATGCCGTGAACTTTGTCACGCAGTACGTGGAAGCAGGCGGCAAGGCCAAGATCGTCGGCGGCGCCATCATGGTCGACCAGACCGTGCTCTCGGCCAAGGGCGAGGCCAAGAATGCGCTGATCGGTACGGTCTCCGCGGGCGTCCAGGCCGACACCTGGGACGATCCGAAGTGGCAGGCCTATGTGAAGGCCTACCAGGACGCTTTCCCGCCGGACCAGCGCTTCCCGATCCCCTCGGCCAGCGCAACGACTTACTATGACTCGATCATGGCCGCCTTCACCGTCCTGAACCAGATCAACGGCGATCTCTCCGACGGGCAGAAGAAGTTCCGCGATGGTCTCAAGGCACTGACGCTGGACGCGCCCAACGGCAAGCTCCATCTCGACGACAACCGCCAGGGCATCGTCACCAACTTCGTCACCGAGGTGGTCGAAGGGCCAGACGGCAACCTGGCCACCAAGGTCGTGAAGGTCGTCGAGAACGTGAACCAGCAACTCGGCATCGATCCGGCCGTGTTCGCCACCATCGGCGCGCCCTCGCGCGACGTACCGGAGTGCAAGAAATACAAATGA
- a CDS encoding iron-containing alcohol dehydrogenase, which yields MSLVFQANRIHFGRGALGTALHAEIRRHDLRRFVILADPAAAGGPLERLKGILPADIDVLLLSDQGGAAAEGAPSVAEVRELIRLEGCDTLLAIGHEGLINRAKVVARGTLIPELPALAGKAARPESADHAPYLIAVPVDAGAIAALGPTITVPTDDGEVSAMFDADFVPDASVCDPDFIAEMSCAQGIAVGMHIAAGGVEAYMARGENPPAEALALAAVRRSIVYLEQAAAGHPPPGGTLLMGAAIEAMLAASKGMGAARAIGNAIAGLVSCVIEPGAVSAVVLPVVLDFNAGDPHPAGMRLTDLLSLPFDINLSVYFRQLAQRLALPDSLAELGVDRQMLPRLARRAFRDPNTATNPVAVSEGDYAAMLVRAGGFEERRV from the coding sequence ATGTCGCTGGTCTTCCAAGCCAACCGCATTCACTTCGGCCGCGGCGCCCTCGGCACTGCGCTCCATGCCGAAATCCGCCGGCACGATCTTCGCCGCTTCGTGATCCTCGCCGATCCGGCCGCCGCCGGCGGTCCGCTCGAGCGGCTGAAAGGCATCCTTCCCGCCGATATCGACGTGCTCCTGCTTTCCGACCAAGGCGGCGCAGCGGCGGAAGGCGCGCCCAGCGTTGCCGAGGTTCGAGAGCTGATCCGGCTCGAGGGTTGCGACACGCTGCTCGCCATCGGGCATGAGGGCCTGATCAACCGAGCCAAGGTCGTGGCCCGCGGCACGCTGATCCCCGAGCTGCCCGCGCTGGCCGGCAAGGCCGCGCGGCCCGAATCCGCCGACCATGCGCCCTACCTGATCGCCGTTCCGGTCGATGCCGGTGCCATCGCGGCGCTGGGGCCGACCATCACGGTGCCGACCGACGATGGCGAGGTCTCGGCCATGTTCGATGCGGATTTCGTGCCGGATGCGTCGGTCTGCGATCCGGATTTCATCGCGGAGATGTCTTGCGCCCAGGGGATCGCCGTCGGCATGCATATCGCGGCCGGGGGCGTCGAGGCCTATATGGCGCGCGGCGAGAATCCGCCGGCCGAAGCGCTGGCGCTCGCGGCGGTGCGGCGCAGCATCGTCTATCTGGAACAGGCGGCTGCGGGACATCCGCCGCCGGGCGGGACCCTGCTCATGGGGGCCGCGATCGAGGCGATGCTCGCGGCCTCGAAGGGCATGGGGGCCGCGCGCGCCATCGGCAACGCCATCGCCGGGCTCGTCAGCTGCGTGATCGAGCCCGGTGCCGTCAGCGCCGTGGTGCTGCCCGTCGTGCTCGATTTCAACGCCGGGGATCCGCACCCCGCCGGCATGCGCCTGACCGATCTGCTCTCGTTGCCCTTCGATATCAATCTATCGGTCTATTTCCGGCAGCTCGCACAACGCCTTGCCTTGCCGGATTCGCTGGCGGAACTCGGCGTCGACCGGCAGATGCTGCCCAGGCTGGCGCGCCGTGCCTTCCGGGATCCCAACACGGCGACCAACCCCGTCGCGGTCAGCGAGGGGGATTATGCGGCCATGCTGGTGCGGGCCGGCGGATTCGAGGAGCGAAGGGTCTAG
- a CDS encoding AraC family transcriptional regulator produces the protein MSKAVSIIHGPFGRVVLYHIDRTLIAHAHREGHLLFHVSGANSRVRIKDKDHIVGPTTGVAVNPWEVHTYIPEVPAVGQYALVLYIREPWFTGHRPGAYDALNFGRREFRITPEIALLVKHVVGKVLSGSEDETIEAMLYELAEACRYSSHLHLPQPQPLELRLGVNDFRVRKSIRLLSDCLDADIDMSQVASEAGLSRPHFFKLFHSQVGLPPKLFWNTMRIERAFVDLVQSEKKIADIGFDLGFSSQSSFSRFFCLNTGMAPTDYRRVGHLVH, from the coding sequence ATGAGCAAGGCAGTCTCCATCATTCACGGCCCCTTCGGGCGGGTCGTGTTGTACCACATCGATCGGACCCTCATCGCCCATGCGCATCGGGAAGGGCATCTGCTCTTTCACGTGAGCGGGGCCAATTCGCGCGTCCGGATCAAGGACAAGGACCATATCGTCGGCCCGACGACCGGCGTGGCGGTCAATCCCTGGGAAGTCCATACCTACATCCCGGAAGTTCCGGCGGTCGGGCAGTATGCGCTGGTGCTCTATATCCGCGAGCCCTGGTTCACCGGCCACCGGCCCGGCGCCTATGACGCGTTGAATTTCGGCCGGCGCGAGTTCCGGATCACGCCCGAGATCGCGCTCCTGGTGAAGCATGTGGTGGGCAAGGTCTTGAGCGGCTCGGAGGACGAGACCATCGAGGCCATGCTCTACGAGCTCGCGGAAGCCTGCCGCTACAGCTCCCACCTGCATCTGCCGCAGCCCCAGCCGCTCGAGCTCAGGCTGGGGGTGAACGATTTCCGCGTCCGCAAATCGATCCGGCTCCTGTCCGACTGCCTCGATGCCGATATCGACATGAGCCAGGTGGCCTCGGAGGCGGGGCTTTCGCGGCCGCATTTCTTCAAGCTGTTCCATTCGCAGGTCGGGCTGCCGCCCAAGCTGTTCTGGAACACGATGCGGATCGAGCGGGCCTTCGTCGATCTGGTGCAGAGCGAGAAGAAGATCGCCGATATCGGCTTCGATCTGGGCTTCTCCTCGCAGAGCAGCTTCTCCCGCTTCTTCTGCCTCAATACCGGCATGGCGCCGACCGACTACCGCCGGGTCGGCCATCTGGTGCATTGA
- a CDS encoding branched-chain amino acid ABC transporter permease produces the protein MAATWQQSARRHPYRLLLLLVLLLALAWLFLAVWPPGFEAVFGKKKVFVSAVLNGLTLGSLYFLVACGFSLIFGLMKNVNLAHGTLYLFGGYIGYAVQDATGSWLLSIFAAFVTMAVAGALLQVTVFRRLEGQELRQVLMTIGVGLCVADIMLWIWGGGFYQVLAPSWSKGAVELPFATAVNSSGEVIYLSYSFIRLIVLAASVALGIGLWLLINRTKVGMMIRAGVDDSTMLAATGARVQILFIAVFAFGAGLTGIAGVVGGTLQSLAPGEDARFLLASLVVVIVGGMGSITGAAIGALLVGLAEQLGSVYASTYAVLVTFVIMVAVLAIRPQGIMGRR, from the coding sequence ATGGCAGCGACATGGCAGCAATCGGCGCGGCGTCACCCCTACCGCCTCCTGCTGCTGCTCGTCCTGCTGCTGGCGCTCGCCTGGCTGTTCCTCGCCGTCTGGCCGCCGGGCTTCGAGGCCGTGTTCGGCAAGAAGAAGGTCTTCGTCAGCGCGGTGCTGAACGGCCTCACGCTGGGGAGTCTCTATTTCCTGGTCGCCTGCGGCTTCTCGTTGATCTTCGGGCTGATGAAGAACGTCAACCTGGCGCACGGTACGCTCTATCTATTCGGCGGCTATATCGGCTATGCGGTCCAGGACGCTACCGGTTCCTGGCTGCTCAGCATCTTCGCGGCCTTCGTCACGATGGCGGTGGCGGGTGCGCTGCTGCAGGTGACGGTGTTCCGCCGCCTCGAGGGCCAGGAGCTGCGGCAGGTGCTGATGACCATCGGCGTCGGGCTCTGCGTCGCCGATATCATGCTCTGGATCTGGGGCGGTGGCTTCTATCAGGTGTTGGCGCCCTCCTGGTCGAAGGGCGCCGTCGAGCTGCCCTTCGCCACCGCCGTGAACAGTTCGGGCGAGGTGATCTATCTCTCCTATTCCTTCATCCGACTGATCGTGCTGGCGGCCTCGGTGGCGCTCGGCATCGGGCTCTGGCTCCTGATCAATCGCACCAAGGTCGGGATGATGATCCGCGCCGGCGTCGATGACAGCACCATGCTGGCGGCGACCGGGGCTCGCGTGCAGATCCTCTTCATCGCCGTCTTCGCCTTCGGTGCCGGCCTCACCGGGATCGCCGGTGTCGTCGGCGGCACGTTGCAGTCGCTGGCGCCCGGTGAGGATGCGCGCTTCCTGCTGGCGTCGCTCGTGGTGGTGATCGTGGGCGGCATGGGCAGCATCACAGGCGCCGCCATCGGCGCGCTGCTGGTCGGTCTCGCCGAGCAACTTGGCTCGGTCTATGCCTCGACCTATGCGGTCCTCGTCACCTTCGTGATCATGGTCGCGGTGCTCGCCATCCGGCCGCAGGGAATCATGGGGCGGCGATGA
- a CDS encoding branched-chain amino acid ABC transporter permease has protein sequence MSETTAPNPIALPSRRTRPQRLGRIEQGIAGIRPGAWLTALVLLVMPVFADDFFQYQIFGWTFVFGTIGMSFMFLAGYGGMVSLAQMTTAGLSGYLVAILGSSAYADISLGWPWWAFVPVAILAATVFGTLVGIIAIRTQGIYMIMITLAIAAAFYYFCNQNLEVFNGQRGFNSVLPPQVLGVDWHRPTPFYYLSLGVAAAAFGLTRFLSRSTFCLAVKGVRDDPRRMASLGFSVPLLRILAFAYASFIAAVAGILVVWFNGQISPGTASVNAAIDILVIAVVGGLGHPIGPYIGALVFILLRTFAIDLFHLLGFTSLRFNLLVGVGFLAIVAFSPDGVIGLWQRWRGSILRPRR, from the coding sequence ATGAGCGAGACCACGGCTCCCAACCCCATCGCGCTGCCTTCGCGCCGGACACGGCCCCAGCGGCTGGGACGGATCGAGCAGGGCATCGCCGGCATCCGCCCGGGTGCCTGGCTGACGGCCCTCGTCCTTCTGGTCATGCCGGTCTTCGCCGACGACTTCTTCCAGTACCAGATCTTCGGCTGGACCTTCGTCTTCGGTACGATCGGCATGAGCTTCATGTTCCTCGCCGGCTATGGCGGGATGGTGTCGCTGGCACAGATGACCACGGCGGGCCTGTCGGGCTATCTGGTGGCGATCCTGGGCTCGAGCGCGTACGCCGATATCAGTCTCGGCTGGCCCTGGTGGGCCTTCGTGCCGGTCGCCATCCTGGCCGCCACCGTCTTCGGCACCCTCGTCGGCATCATTGCGATCCGCACGCAGGGCATCTACATGATCATGATCACCCTCGCGATCGCGGCGGCGTTCTACTACTTCTGCAACCAGAATCTCGAGGTCTTCAACGGCCAGCGCGGGTTCAATTCGGTCCTGCCGCCGCAGGTGCTGGGGGTCGACTGGCACCGGCCCACGCCTTTCTACTACCTCTCGCTGGGCGTGGCGGCGGCGGCTTTCGGGCTCACCCGGTTCCTTTCGCGCTCGACCTTCTGCCTCGCGGTCAAGGGCGTGCGCGACGATCCGCGGCGCATGGCGTCGCTGGGATTCAGCGTCCCGCTGCTGCGCATCCTGGCCTTCGCCTATGCCTCCTTCATCGCCGCCGTCGCCGGCATCCTGGTGGTCTGGTTCAACGGCCAGATCTCGCCGGGAACCGCATCGGTCAATGCCGCCATCGACATCCTGGTGATCGCGGTCGTGGGCGGCCTCGGCCATCCGATCGGGCCCTATATCGGTGCCTTGGTCTTCATCCTGCTGCGCACCTTCGCGATCGACCTGTTCCATCTGCTGGGCTTCACCAGCCTGCGCTTCAACCTGCTGGTCGGGGTCGGCTTCCTCGCCATCGTCGCCTTCTCCCCGGACGGGGTCATCGGCCTGTGGCAGCGCTGGCGCGGCTCGATCCTGCGCCCGCGGCGTTGA
- a CDS encoding ABC transporter ATP-binding protein yields the protein MQAEPEAFARGLENALDLEMVTRMFGALAALSNVSLSVRPGERRAVLGSNGAGKTTLFNCITGDFLPTSGTIRFFGEDVTEFPPQERVRRGLRRTYQTSLLFKKLTVRENVHLACRGVSRQRFSFFPSRRDDVLIAAAEKLVEAVHLTSAKDKIVADLSHGQQRQLEIAMALAGAPRLILFDEPAAGLSPAERQDLVAILTSLPAHIGFIIIEHDMDVALRVAESVTVMHDGRIFKEGAPREIEADEEVQELYLGGEDG from the coding sequence ATGCAAGCCGAACCTGAAGCCTTCGCCCGGGGCCTCGAGAACGCGCTCGACCTGGAGATGGTGACGCGCATGTTCGGCGCGCTGGCGGCGCTCTCCAACGTCTCGCTCTCGGTCAGGCCCGGCGAGCGGCGCGCGGTGCTGGGGTCGAACGGCGCCGGCAAGACCACGCTCTTCAACTGCATCACCGGCGATTTCCTGCCGACGTCCGGCACCATCCGCTTTTTCGGCGAGGACGTGACCGAGTTTCCGCCCCAGGAGCGCGTGCGGCGCGGCTTGCGGCGCACCTACCAGACCTCGCTCCTGTTCAAGAAGCTGACGGTGCGGGAGAACGTGCATCTGGCCTGCCGCGGCGTATCGCGCCAGCGCTTCTCGTTCTTCCCGTCGCGGCGCGACGACGTGCTGATCGCGGCGGCCGAGAAGCTGGTCGAGGCGGTACATCTGACATCGGCCAAGGACAAGATCGTGGCCGATCTGAGCCATGGCCAGCAGCGCCAGCTCGAGATCGCGATGGCCCTGGCGGGGGCGCCGCGCCTCATCCTGTTCGACGAGCCCGCGGCCGGCCTTTCGCCGGCGGAACGCCAGGACCTGGTGGCGATCCTGACCTCGCTGCCGGCCCATATCGGCTTCATCATCATCGAGCACGACATGGATGTGGCGCTGCGCGTCGCCGAGAGCGTGACGGTGATGCATGACGGGCGGATCTTCAAGGAAGGCGCTCCGCGCGAGATCGAGGCGGACGAGGAGGTCCAGGAGCTCTATCTGGGAGGCGAGGATGGCTGA